atgtttatttttcgcTTTAAACTATTGACATACTGttgttattgtaaactaaaactattaaaaacagttttctttaattggaataaagctgaaataataactaaataactaaactgaaaattttaaatgttgcCTTAATGACTAACTGAACTAAAATATGTTGAAGTTCTAAAGTtaataaaactaaactgaaataaaaaataactaattaaaaaaactaataaaattacaaaaatttctaaaatgaaaactaaaaatataaaaacaaacgatatgaaaatattattatactaaaataacgctGGTTCATAATtgaattaacaatattttttttttttcttggaggattttgatgcatttttgtttaattaattcaCATTAATTCAGAATGGTATCTTATACAAAtggaaatgttaaaaatgtattgtattcatAGGATTTAACATTAACCAGGTCAAATAGATCCTAAAAATGTGTTGttcattttgtgttgtttttatggtTGTTTGAAGTGTATGATGTCTCTCTATATAAGAGTTTATGGGTAAGATTATCAGATAGAGCTGCAGAAGGCAGATAAGAATGATCTCTTTCAACTTTGAACAAGTATTCGCAGGTGCAAGTTAAACAAAGCGAACAGCTCTAGTCTTATGACTAACACTTGTGACCAACGTGTCTGTGAAATTCTAATATCATTAATGACTGGAAGCCTGCGCTGTGGCGTGACCCATAATAAGGTGACTTTGAAAGAAGCTTCTGTCTTCATTTTTCCAAGTGTGGGGCTTAAAGGCAAACACTCAAAGAAAACCCGCTTACACACACCCATTTGAAAGGTGCTAATTCAGAATACTGACTGTTTGCTGATGTTCATAACCTGAAGTAGCTGGAGGCTTGTGAATATTACAGCCCGAGCAGACTGCATTCATCCGATACTCGCTTTTTGATTTCAAAGTAAAGTGGTTGAGCTCATCAATGGACAGACGTGGCTTCAAATGCTAAGTTTGGCTGCTGATGCTAATTACCTCTCGTTTGACCCCTTGACCTTGAAGGTGGGAgccattattaaacatttgcaagTAATTATTAGCACACACTACTTAACTGAGGCCTTTTCAGCTGCCTCACCTTATGGCCAACTGGTCATCATTTTTCATCCTTGTCCTGTGTACAAAGCTGCTATTCATTTGCCGCTAATGTAACGCCACACTTCTTGTTAGCCAGTGCTTTTGCTTCCCACAGGTCTTAGAGTTTCACGGCTGTATGCTGGCTGCATTTCATGGGCAATGCAAAAgggcaaaaaaaaatttcagggCAAAAGGGACTGAGGATCTGCAAATACGTGTAATATTCTAAACAACTGCCGTATACAGATCTTATTGTTTTATCATGATAAAGTAATTCTCATTTTCATAAATCCTATATCCTTATTTCCCATAAGTCCTATTTTCAGtattaataaacaattttacTATCCCGGTGTAATATACAGGGAGTAAAAAGGCCATTTGTAGGTTGATTGCTCCAAAAACTAACACTGTGGTGCTGTGAAAACATTCCTCTGTTTGTTTGTGCATTTTGACCGGACCAACAGAGCAACATTGACTCGACCAATGGCATGTATTTGTGGCGAGGATATCTGTTTGTCTAACCAAaggcagatatggagagtgtccAGTTGGAAAAGTTGTCCAGTTATTTTTGCAGTTCCCAATTGTTATTACAGCAGTAGGGAGAgactgataaaataaaataaaaccaataaaaaaaagaacttaagtttaatcatttttttcttattgGGTCTAAAGATAAATGGCACCTTTTTGTATGTCTAAAtaacagtattaataataataatacttgtttTCATTGTTGTAATCTAGTGATAGTTAGAAAAATCAGCTCAACATATTTGTTATCAGAcacctaaacaaaaaataatctgtATTGATATTGGTCATAAAAAAGCAATATCGGTTCATCTCAGCTATTAGTGCGGAATATTTGCACTTCGCCATCTAATGAAATAAGTGGAAGTAGCAGCAGATCTTTACTTCTGAAATGTGATCTattacagtcaaaaaaaaaaaaaaaaaagttcaggcaGACTAAATAATTGGTCAAGTCCACCAGAAGAGCCAGATGTGACAATTTggcattaaaatgaaaagaaaaaaagaaaaatgtaaatgtatgcattgatgaatcattcacaaaaaGATCAATAAcatacatttagaaaatagatatgGTGAAAATCCATTTCATGTCGACATGTGTTTGGTGAATACTGGAGTTTTTAAGCTTTCTGTGCTTATTTTAAGATCACAATAATCTTCAAACCATACCAAGAATGCACGGACCAGAAGGTCTACCAGGCCATAACAGATGACCTTCCAGCTGCTTTTGTGGACGGCACCATAAGCGGAGGCGATATCGAGACCCGCAGCATCTGGATCCTGGAGAAGTCGCCGGGTCGGCACATAGAGATCCACGCCGCGTACATCGGTGTCACAATAATCATACGCCAGCAGGGCCGTTACCTGACGCTAGCCGTGCGCATGCCAGAAGAGTTTGCCATGGCCTTCGACGAAACACAAGACCTGCAGCTTTGCATGAACGGTTGTCCCACATCAGAACGCATCGACCAAGAGGGACATCTTCAGCTGCCCATGCTGGGCCTCCAGCAGGCCAGCTTTCAGCAGCAGGCAAGGGTCGGAGCCCAGAGAGGGGTGTTCACCCTCGAAAGCGCCTCCAGGAAGTGCAGAGAGCAACTGGAGGTTAAGGACATCTATTTCCACTCCTGCGTGTTTGACCTGCTCACCACTGGAGATGCGAACTTCACCACTGCCGCCTACAATGCCCTCAAGGACATGGAGACTCTGCACCCCAAGAGGGAGCACTGGCATATTTTTCCTAACTCGGCCCCAGGGCTAAGGCCGTTTTCAATGCCCCTCAATGCAATGCTAACCGGCTTCCTCGTCACTGTGCTTTTATAAGGTGTACAGTGTTTTGATAACTGTTTCgaagaagaaaaaagacagaaaatgagACTGTAAAAAGTCAGTACTCTGGGTAAAGAGTACTCTGTATATACTCTCTGTGCGGAGAATGAATGTTAGAATACGAACCTTCATTAGACTGTACATTTTGTGTAAATCATGTTTTCAAGAGAGCTGAACATTGTAGGTTTTTGTGAGTGAACTTTTTGAGATTTCATGTTTTTGTCCTCAGGAGAGGAAATCTTAATGGaagcactttatttttattagatttttttgtttgttttgttttgtttttgcaactAGAAAACTTTTCCATGGAACCAGTGCTCAATAATCTTACACTTGGCACATTTTCTTTGATACATTTCTGTAGGACTCACCATTACCTCACCATTTTTTTCTTGTAGAATCATTTTCACAATGTGGCTGGTGTAGTGATTGTGTGATAGCGGTTTAACGAAGGATCATGTTGACTAGACTTTCACATCTGTTTTTTAGTTCAAAAATCAAGTGACGTATTCAGGCGAACGCAGGAGACGAAGGTTGAAGTGCACTTAATTCAGAAATTCAAATGGAAATTTTTCTGTCGTTGAATATTGGAATTGTGTTGGGAGTTTGGTCCATTTTAGAAATGACAATCAGAATTTATTTTGTTTGGTGCAAAGTCTACCTAATGTACGAATGCAAAACATCAATCCTGAAGAATGTGTTTTAGAGACACCAAAATAATTATGCTAAAAGTTTCATCTAATTTCATAGTGAGTGACTCTCATTGAGGAACTGGAAAAAGGATGTTGCATAAGTGCTAAAGTGGGCCATGTCTCATTCCTAGGCGCACAAACGGACTTCTAGAATGGCTTCTCGCAAGATTACATTTATTAGCTTTGTCCCTTTGCCAAACACATATTGACTATCTGTTCAAAGTGTTAAGTTCCCTTACGTCCTTGTTTTATCCTTGACCAAAGATATGACACAGAAGCAGCACACATGAGATCTTTTGCCAGACGTACTGTGGGCTTCCCTATACATTATATTTTGCCAAAAACGATGGTGTGGTATTGTCATGTTTTAGCAAGCCAGTGCCATAAATCGACTCATCTACTTGGTTTTAAAAAAGAATACGAAATATGTGGAATCGTTATTTGGCCCTGCAAACATTGTATCAGTTATTTCGTCAGCCAGAAGTGCAACTTGAGCCGTGGTTCTTTTGCTGAATGCACCTCAGCAGTGATTTTATTCAGAGAGCTTTCAAAGCAAATGAAGGATATTCCGAAACGCTTATGTCTCTATTTGCTTTGAGTGTGGCATTTGGCCTGATGGACACAATTCATTTGATGAAATCGAATTATATACCTTCTAAGCTTTACTGTCCAACTTCTATAGAAGGCATGCCAACACTCCTGTTGCGCACGTTTCAAATCCAAGACTTGCTACTGTAGAGACGTCATTGTTTAACTACTGCCAGTGCTGAAGAGCTGCTACAAAACTGTAATAAGTGTAATCGATTGTATTTGGAACACTGGGAGTTTCGCAGGCAGTGATTGGCCGGATCCGCAACAGGATCATGTGATTGGCCGAATGGCCTAAATCAGTGTACGTGGAATTTATTTCCCCATTATAAACCAGAACAAAGCGTCAGAGTGCAATTAATTAACTGCCATGGAAAAGCCTTCATCCTGTGTTTTTTCGCGTTTGATCTTTGTGATCTCTTATTTTTGTTGTGAACATTGTTTTTGTGAAGAGTGACTGCTCGATGTTTATACttaaattatttatgaaatatagTGTCTTGTTAGAGAAGTTAAGCTCCATACTCTTGCCGTTGAAAAACGCTTGAGATGTGATTGTTCTGCCACCTAGTGGGTCACCATTGTTACATCAGTGTTTTAGTATTGTACggatgctgtttaaaaaaaaggaaaaaatgtgttatttaaaacaataaatgaaaaatacataaatgcacttgctgtagtttttttattttttttatacgttTTTCAGTTGTGGTGTACTTATTAATTGCCATATACATTAATTggcatgtacatttacatttattaatttagcatatgCATAGATCCAAAGCAAGAACTGGTAGTACAAAGCTATAGCAGATTTGTAAACATGCAAACAATCAAGTTCTCCTTAGCTCTACAAAGTCAagttttcttaataagattttttttttttttttacatgagtaCTTTTATACaataaggacacattaaattgattaaaagtgaaggTAAAGAcacataatattacaaaatatttctgtcaaatgctgttcttttgaactttattcatcataaaactgaaaaaaagttgcactgtttacacagaaatatttagcaaaataaaaataagaaatgtttcttaagccaCAAAccagcatattcaaatgatttctgaaggatcatgtgacactgaagactggagtaatgatgctgaaaattcatcttttaatcacttGAATAtagtacatttgaaaatatattcaaatagaaaacacattttaaaggttaataatatttcagaatattactgtttttcttgtattttaatcaaataaatgcagcctttgatatatattaaaaaaaaaaaacatttgataaaatCTTACAAAcagcaaacttttgaatggtagtgtaattaaaacaaactgtgaATATTCTATGCTtcaaaaatgaatgcaaaaaatCTTGATGTAGCACTGATGTCACATTCACAAATGTCAGACAGATCAAAAGTTCAACAGTGTCACATTAGTGGAAGCTGACTTTACAATGCCATTAAAAGCTTTTAGTTTTGACAATGGCCTACAAAAGCAGCTTGTGGTGCAGTGCATTTGTTGTATTGTGTACATGATGTGGTTTGAGCAGCTATCGCTCTCATCTGCCCACATATCGAAAGCACCTGCATCTTGTGGCGTGATGCTGCTCTGAAGCTCATCGAGACCCTCGTCAACATTCCAGATTCTCATTTACATCAACTGGAATTCCTCGTCCTGCGATAAACCTCCGGTAGCACGTCCAATTATCTCCGGCATCCGTGGCAGTTGTTTTTGAAACTCTGCAATTTTGCAGACGAGAAATATGACAGGTTTCAGGATAACTGTGAAAAATTTGTATGAATTATTTCACTGCTGGCATTGCATTTGCAGATATATTAGCACTTACCACTTTATAACGGCTTGCACTGTCATCAAAACATTGAAAATGGTGATTTTGAGAAGGATAATTCTGAGAGCTTGAACAAATAATAGATCGTTGTTTGCTCGAACATCTGTAACAGTACAGAAAAATGAgtagaaaacaaacacacacaaaaaatcctTTTTTAGGATTAACTAATGTACTGTACCTTCCAAAAAACTGCTTTGATTGTCCAAACACATATCAAACGTTTCTTCATCATCAGCCATTTCTGAAATGAACCGCTTATTagtaatacattttacagtaatgCTTTACAATAAGCACCCTTTAGCTAACATTAACTACCAATGAGAAATATGTTTGTTCCagcatttttaaatctattttaatggtagttaataaaaaaatacagctgttcattgttacaGTAGTTTACCAGTTGTCTCCATTGGGAGTCCAGCATAATGTCTGTGTACGAGTTGATCGGAGCCTCTGTGACTCACAAAGCAGGTGTAGGACATCCATTCACTCGTGGGCACAGATATAACAGACATTGTGCTCTGAATGCCACTGTGTCCTTGGAGTAAGTTAGGAACTGCTGGAATAGTTCC
Above is a window of Carassius carassius chromosome 4, fCarCar2.1, whole genome shotgun sequence DNA encoding:
- the LOC132138249 gene encoding repulsive guidance molecule B-like, which gives rise to MGMGRAGPYYPGAERLISPVLHLLVQLCTLSSLTHIGESQVQTPQCRIQKCTTDFVSLTSHLNPSLDGFDTEFCKALRAYSACTQRTSKSCRGNLVFHSAMLGISDLMSQRNCSKDGPTSSTHPVIPIEPCNYHSRHHQAIRPGTGAPEHTRPTYLFCGLFGDPHLRTFKDHFQTCKVEGAWPLIDNNYLSVQVTNVPVVYGSSATATNKITIIFKPYQECTDQKVYQAITDDLPAAFVDGTISGGDIETRSIWILEKSPGRHIEIHAAYIGVTIIIRQQGRYLTLAVRMPEEFAMAFDETQDLQLCMNGCPTSERIDQEGHLQLPMLGLQQASFQQQARVGAQRGVFTLESASRKCREQLEVKDIYFHSCVFDLLTTGDANFTTAAYNALKDMETLHPKREHWHIFPNSAPGLRPFSMPLNAMLTGFLVTVLL